A window from Kiritimatiellia bacterium encodes these proteins:
- the gmd gene encoding GDP-mannose 4,6-dehydratase — MKALISGITGQDGSYLAEFLLEKGYEVYGMVRRSSTENFERIAHLTGKIKLRQADLLDQLSLIEMMAEIRPDEIYNLAAMSFVPTSWTQPMLTGEFTAIGVTRMLEAMRQVCPKAKFYQASSSEMFGKVREAPQNELTPFHPRSPYGAAKAYGHYITVNYRESYGLFAVSGILFNHESPRRGKEFVTRKITDGVARIKLGLAKELRMGNLDAARDWGFAGDYVKAMWMMLQQQKADDYVIATGIAHSVRDFIELAFAHVNLDWKKFVVQDPQFMRPAEIDHLLGDSSKARRELGWQPAVDCTGLARMMVDSDLARLKQQVNGR; from the coding sequence ATGAAAGCATTAATCAGCGGCATTACCGGCCAGGACGGCTCCTACCTGGCGGAATTTCTCCTGGAAAAGGGTTATGAAGTCTACGGCATGGTCCGCCGCTCCAGCACCGAAAATTTTGAGCGGATCGCCCACCTGACCGGAAAAATCAAGCTCCGCCAGGCCGATCTGCTGGACCAGTTGTCCTTGATTGAAATGATGGCGGAAATTCGTCCTGATGAAATTTACAATCTCGCCGCCATGTCCTTTGTGCCGACCTCGTGGACGCAGCCGATGCTGACCGGCGAATTTACGGCCATCGGCGTTACCCGGATGCTGGAAGCCATGCGCCAGGTCTGCCCCAAGGCAAAATTCTACCAGGCATCCAGCAGTGAAATGTTCGGCAAAGTGCGTGAAGCGCCGCAGAACGAATTGACTCCTTTTCACCCGCGCAGTCCCTACGGGGCGGCCAAGGCCTACGGCCACTATATCACGGTCAATTACCGCGAAAGCTACGGGCTTTTTGCGGTTTCCGGCATTCTTTTCAACCACGAAAGCCCGCGGCGCGGAAAAGAATTTGTCACCCGCAAAATCACCGACGGCGTGGCGCGCATCAAGCTCGGGCTGGCCAAGGAACTGCGCATGGGCAACCTGGATGCCGCGCGCGACTGGGGTTTCGCCGGCGACTACGTCAAAGCCATGTGGATGATGCTGCAACAGCAAAAAGCCGATGATTACGTCATTGCCACCGGCATCGCCCATTCGGTGAGGGATTTTATTGAGCTGGCTTTTGCGCACGTCAACCTTGACTGGAAAAAATTTGTTGTCCAGGACCCGCAGTTCATGCGGCCGGCCGAAATTGATCATTTGCTCGGCGACAGCTCCAAGGCGCGCCGGGAGCTGGGCTGGCAACCCGCGGTTGATTGCACCGGACTGGCCAGGATGATGGTGGATTCCGACCTGGCGCGGCTCAAACAACAAGTCAATGGCCGTTAA
- a CDS encoding lysylphosphatidylglycerol synthase transmembrane domain-containing protein translates to MKKTIRKLSGGLLRLGLGLGIILFLLFKINLKEMLSILRECLLQWPWLALGTLCYAVCVWIGIGRWKIILNAQGLRMAWSRVFCVSFIGQFFNSFMFGSTGGDLARAYYAAKETHHKKTEAVATVVIDRMVGLAALDLIAGVMLLARFNFFRQHWSTHLPALILVGMIFMTIAAMLIIFNIRIFKNWPVFRFVAHHPTLGPLVRRLLISIYLYRRRTKILLKTALLSFAIHFLIILQCYCLGKSLQINITLIDYITVIPLIMSIAALPITPGGLGIREGLAVTMLGAMNVSASQALPLSLMVYFTAVIISLIGGFIFLGYTAGAGRTVHDEIVELEDETADENR, encoded by the coding sequence ATGAAAAAAACGATCAGAAAATTATCCGGCGGGCTGCTGCGGCTCGGACTCGGCCTGGGCATCATCCTTTTCCTCCTGTTCAAAATCAACCTGAAGGAGATGCTCTCCATTCTGCGCGAATGCCTCCTGCAATGGCCATGGCTGGCACTGGGCACGCTGTGTTACGCGGTCTGCGTCTGGATCGGCATCGGGCGCTGGAAAATAATCCTGAACGCCCAGGGACTGCGCATGGCGTGGTCGCGCGTCTTCTGCGTTTCATTCATCGGCCAGTTTTTCAATTCCTTCATGTTCGGCTCAACCGGCGGCGACCTGGCGCGGGCTTACTACGCGGCCAAGGAAACCCACCACAAAAAGACCGAGGCCGTGGCGACGGTGGTGATTGACCGGATGGTCGGGCTGGCGGCGCTTGATCTTATCGCCGGCGTTATGCTGCTTGCGCGCTTCAACTTTTTCAGACAACACTGGTCAACGCACCTGCCGGCGCTGATCCTGGTGGGGATGATTTTCATGACCATCGCAGCCATGCTGATTATTTTCAACATCAGGATATTCAAAAACTGGCCGGTTTTCAGGTTTGTTGCGCATCATCCCACGCTGGGGCCGCTGGTCCGCCGCCTCCTTATTTCAATTTATCTTTACCGCCGGCGCACAAAAATCCTGTTAAAAACGGCCTTGCTCTCGTTTGCAATTCATTTTCTGATCATTCTGCAATGCTACTGCCTCGGAAAAAGCCTGCAAATCAACATCACGCTTATTGATTACATCACCGTCATTCCCCTGATCATGTCCATCGCGGCCCTGCCGATCACACCGGGCGGACTGGGAATCAGAGAGGGGCTGGCCGTCACCATGCTGGGCGCCATGAACGTGAGCGCTTCCCAGGCCCTGCCGCTTTCACTCATGGTTTATTTCACCGCCGTCATTATCAGCCTGATTGGCGGCTTTATCTTTCTGGGGTATACCGCCGGGGCCGGCCGCACGGTGCATGATGAAATCGTTGAGCTTGAGGACGAAACCGCGGACGAAAACCGGTAA
- a CDS encoding GDP-mannose 4,6-dehydratase, producing the protein MRVLVTGSQGFVGRHLVEELRRQGWTIGAFDLPAPGGLGNEIRYYQGDIQDRQAVDQAVKLFLPEACIHLSGIAFVPMGWTNAETLFAINVSGTIHLLEACRKHAPAARVLVISSAEVYGRQTGRDAADEDSPFHPENPYAVSKAAADQTALLYARQYSMPVMAARPGNHIGPGQSPDFVVPSFARQLGEIAARRKKAVIKVGNLDSTRDFTDVRDVARAYRLLIEKGRAGEAYNIASNREVSIRFILDRLCRIAGIDPDIEVAPERYRQPEQRARLATSKITRETGWKPEISLETSLRNIMKEYINSGNK; encoded by the coding sequence ATGCGCGTTCTGGTTACAGGTTCGCAGGGTTTCGTGGGCCGTCATCTGGTTGAAGAATTGCGCCGGCAGGGCTGGACAATCGGCGCTTTTGATCTTCCCGCGCCCGGCGGACTAGGCAATGAAATCCGCTACTACCAGGGCGATATCCAGGACCGGCAGGCCGTTGACCAAGCCGTCAAACTTTTTCTCCCCGAGGCCTGCATTCACCTGAGCGGGATAGCGTTTGTGCCCATGGGATGGACAAACGCCGAGACCCTTTTTGCAATCAACGTCTCCGGCACGATCCATCTGCTGGAGGCCTGCCGGAAACATGCGCCCGCGGCGAGGGTACTCGTGATATCTTCCGCGGAAGTCTACGGCCGGCAGACCGGCCGGGACGCGGCGGATGAGGACAGTCCTTTCCACCCCGAAAACCCCTACGCGGTTTCCAAGGCCGCGGCCGACCAGACCGCCCTGCTTTATGCCCGCCAATATTCCATGCCGGTCATGGCCGCCCGGCCGGGCAATCACATCGGGCCGGGCCAGTCCCCCGATTTTGTCGTCCCCTCGTTCGCCCGGCAGCTGGGAGAGATTGCCGCCCGCAGAAAAAAAGCGGTGATCAAGGTCGGCAATCTGGACAGCACGCGCGATTTTACCGATGTGCGCGACGTGGCGCGGGCTTACCGTCTGCTGATTGAAAAAGGGCGGGCGGGAGAAGCATACAACATCGCTTCAAACCGCGAAGTATCCATCCGTTTCATTCTGGACCGGCTCTGCCGCATAGCGGGCATTGACCCGGATATTGAGGTCGCGCCGGAGCGTTACCGCCAGCCGGAACAAAGGGCGCGGCTGGCCACCTCAAAAATCACGCGGGAAACCGGATGGAAACCTGAAATCAGCCTGGAAACGAGTTTGCGCAACATCATGAAGGAATATATCAACTCCGGAAATAAATAA
- the rpsU gene encoding 30S ribosomal protein S21: MVEIKLKKGESVEKALRRLKKKMDKEGTMKEIRGHRYFEKPSEKRRKKAARARINSRIAARMSY, encoded by the coding sequence GTGGTTGAAATAAAACTTAAAAAAGGCGAAAGCGTGGAAAAAGCCCTGCGCCGGCTCAAGAAAAAAATGGACAAGGAAGGCACGATGAAGGAAATCCGCGGTCATCGTTACTTTGAAAAACCAAGCGAAAAACGGCGCAAAAAAGCGGCGCGCGCCAGGATAAATTCGCGCATTGCCGCGCGAATGAGTTATTAA
- a CDS encoding tail fiber protein — protein MKKMIILAALLPAISAFAGDLTVDNLAVEENASFYGEVNSYAPGGDVPMGPYTNQYGGGSSPNPLSMIPGASPIGAIHMFAAANAPAGWLLCNGAAVSRTSYSNLFAVIGTSYGAGDGSTTFNVPNLYQRFALGAVNNLGGTGGVERVTLTTSEMPAHTHPIGVDARTGGTNAWRYHYVASDGYRDSSYSWFANMQAKTAGGSQSHENMPPYLKVNFIIYSGP, from the coding sequence ATGAAAAAGATGATAATTTTAGCGGCTCTCCTGCCGGCCATCTCGGCTTTCGCGGGCGATCTGACGGTGGACAATCTGGCGGTTGAGGAAAACGCCTCGTTTTATGGAGAGGTGAATTCCTACGCGCCCGGCGGCGACGTGCCCATGGGGCCTTATACGAACCAGTACGGCGGCGGTTCTTCTCCCAACCCGCTTTCCATGATACCCGGCGCCAGTCCGATCGGGGCGATTCATATGTTCGCCGCCGCCAATGCGCCGGCCGGATGGCTCTTGTGCAACGGCGCGGCCGTAAGCAGGACAAGCTACAGCAATCTGTTCGCCGTCATCGGCACGAGCTATGGCGCGGGAGATGGCAGCACAACCTTCAATGTGCCGAACCTATACCAGCGCTTCGCCCTGGGAGCAGTCAATAACCTCGGAGGAACGGGCGGTGTGGAAAGGGTCACTTTGACAACAAGTGAAATGCCGGCACATACTCATCCTATTGGTGTTGATGCTCGCACTGGAGGAACTAATGCTTGGCGGTATCATTATGTTGCTTCGGATGGTTATAGAGATTCGTCTTATTCGTGGTTTGCAAATATGCAAGCCAAAACCGCCGGCGGGTCTCAATCCCATGAAAACATGCCGCCTTACCTGAAAGTCAATTTCATCATTTACTCCGGACCGTGA